The Rhineura floridana isolate rRhiFlo1 chromosome 15, rRhiFlo1.hap2, whole genome shotgun sequence genome window below encodes:
- the LOC133370583 gene encoding sulfotransferase 2B1-like produces the protein MTYFMYKGISFPVVDYSLETLSYVENEFQLLDDDIVNVVYPKSGTHWMQEILGLIWHDGNPSWVQSLPVWERSPWIETDEGLKAALKYPSPRLLASHLPSHIFPKSFLHSKAKVIYTLRSPKDVLVSFYHFSKAFKGLKDPGTMEEFMEEFLSGNLPYGSWFDYVKGWVEMKDRPNVFFNTYEELQEDLRGSVERICCFLGKELNSQQIDSVVDNASFQKMKDNKMSNFSLVPESHFDHKKGKLMRKGISGDWKNHLTVAQSERFDRVYQEKMQGAKIPFPWD, from the exons ATGACTTATTTTATGTACAAGGGGATTTCTTTCCCTGTAGTTGACTACTCACTGGAAACACTCAGCTATGTGGAAAATGAATTCCAGCTGTTGGATGACGATATAGTGAATGTTGTTTACCCCAAGTCAG GTACCCATTGGATGCAGGAGATCTTGGGCTTAATCTGGCATGATGGGAACCCCTCGTGGGTTCAGAGTTTACCAGTGTGGGAACGGTCACCCTGGATTGAGACGGATGAGGGCCTGAAAGCAGCCTTGAAATATCCATCACCCAGGCTCCTGGCTAGTCACCTGCCATCCCACATTTTCCCCAAGTCCTTCCTCCACTCCAAGGCCAAG GTCATCTACACCCTGAGAAGCCCTAAAGATGTGCTGGTCTCATTCTACCACTTCTCCAAGGCCTTTAAAGGACTCAAGGACCCTGGGACTATGGAAGAGTTCATGGAGGAGTTCCTGAGTGGGAACC tgccttatggttcctggttTGACTACGTGAAAGGCTGGGTGGAGATGAAGGACAGACCCAATGTCTTCTTCAACACCTATGAAGAACTACAGGAG gaccTGCGAGGGAGTGTGGAGAGGATCTGTTGCTTCCTTGGCAAAGAGCTCAACAGCCAACAAATCGACTCTGTGGTGGACAATGCCTCCTTCCAGAAGATGAAGGACAACAAGATGTCCAACTTTTCCTTAGTCCCAGAGAGCCATTTTGACCATAAGAAAGGAAAGCTCATGAGGAAAG GAATCTCTGGGGATTGGAAGAACCACCTGACCGTGGCACAGAGTGAACGCTTTGACCGGGTTTATCAGGAGAAAATGCAGGGTGCGAAGATTCCCTTTCCATGGGACTGA
- the LOC133370327 gene encoding sulfotransferase 2B1-like has translation MQEILGLIWRDGNPSWVQSLPVWERSPWIETDEGLKAALKYPSPRLLASHLPSHVFPKSFLHSKAKVIYTLRNPKDVLVSFYHFSKIYKGFKDPGTVEESMEEFLSGNVPYGSWFDHVKGWVEMKDRPNVFFNTYEELQQDLRGSVERICCFLGKELNSQQIDSVVDNASFQKMKDNKMSNYSLVPESHHDHKKGKFMRKGISGDWKNHLTVAQSERFDRVYQEKMQGAKVPFPWD, from the exons ATGCAGGAGATCTTGGGCTTAATCTGGCGTGATGGGAACCCCTCGTGGGTTCAGAGTTTACCAGTGTGGGAACGGTCACCCTGGATTGAGACGGATGAGGGCCTGAAAGCAGCCTTGAAATATCCGTCACCCAGGCTCCTGGCTAGTCACCTGCCATCCCACGTTTTCCCCAAGTCCTTCCTCCACTCCAAGGCCAAG GTCATCTACACCTTGCGAAACCCTAAAGATGTGCTGGTCTCATTCTACCACTTCTCCAAGATCTATAAAGGATTCAAGGACCCTGGAACTGTGGAAGAGTCAATGGAGGAGTTCCTGAGTGGGAATG tgccttatggttcctggttTGACCACGTGAAAGGCTGGGTGGAGATGAAGGACAGACCCAATGTCTTCTTCAACACCTATGAAGAACTACAGCAG gaccTGCGAGGGAGTGTGGAGAGGATCTGTTGCTTCCTTGGCAAAGAGCTCAACAGCCAACAAATCGACTCTGTGGTGGACAATGCCTCCTTCCAGAAGATGAAGGACAACAAGATGTCCAATTATTCTTTAGTCCCAGAGAGCCATCATGACCATAAGAAAGGAAAGTTCATGAGGAAAG GAATCTCTGGGGATTGGAAGAACCACCTGACCGTGGCACAGAGTGAACGCTTTGACCGGGTTTATCAGGAGAAAATGCAGGGTGCGAAGGTTCCCTTTCCATGGGACTGA